The Streptomyces sp. V3I7 genome segment CGGAAGTCCCTCGGCTCCCGGCCCAGCACCTGCCGCACCCCGTCGGAGAGGTACGCGTTCCGCCCGTCGAGCAGCGACTCGAACAGATCGGCCACGAACTCGGCCTCCTCGGCCGGCACCCCGGACCCGGTCAGCCGCTCGCCGTACTCCCGTGCCGACACCGGCCGGTACGCCAGCTCCCGCCCCGCGGCCCGGGCGATCTCGGCGACCGCGTCCGCGAAGGTCAGCAGCCGCGGCCCGGACACCGTCACCGCCTGCCCGACGTACCGGTCGTCGTCCGCGGTCAGCACCGCCACCACCACGTCCGCGACGTCCCGTACGTCGACGAACGGCTCGCGTACCTCGCCGCCCGGGAACACCAGCTCCCCGCGCTCGCGCAGCTCCGCCATCAGCGGGCCCTCGCTGAAGTTCTGGGCGAACCACGAGGCCCGTACGACCGTCCAGTCCGCGCCCGACTCGCGCAGCGCCTCCTCGGTGGGCCGGGCCGACGCCTCCCCGCGCGTCGACAGCAGCACCAGCCGCCACACCCCGAGCCGCACCGCCTCGTGCGCGAACAGGCCCACCGCGAGCGCCGCGTCCGGTGCGCCGACCTCCGGGTGCACCAGGTAGGCCGCGTCGGCGTCCCGGAGCACGTGCTCCCAGGTCGACCGGTCGTGCCAGTCGAAGCCCCGCGCGCGGGAGACCGGCCGCACCGTCAGCCCCGCCGCCTCCGCGGCCGCGGCCACCCGGCTCCCCGTACGCCCGGACGCGCCCGTCACCACGACGGTCATGCCCGCTCGCCGCGCGTTCCGCGCACCCTGTGTGTCCTGCGCATGCTGCGTGTGCCACGTCATACCCCCAGTGAACTGCGCCGTCCGGCACGCAGCCATTCGCCGGCCGCGCCACCGGGAGAGGCCCACCGGAAGAGGACCGCCGGGAGCCGGTCGTACGCGTGGACGACCCGTCGCGCGGGAGGAGGCGGCGGGGAAGGGCGTCCGACCGGGCCCGGAACGTCACCTGAGCGCGTCGCCACGTGGGGTTTCAGTGACGTTTCGCCGGTGAACCGGTTGGGCCGTTGCGG includes the following:
- a CDS encoding NmrA family transcriptional regulator — encoded protein: MTWHTQHAQDTQGARNARRAGMTVVVTGASGRTGSRVAAAAEAAGLTVRPVSRARGFDWHDRSTWEHVLRDADAAYLVHPEVGAPDAALAVGLFAHEAVRLGVWRLVLLSTRGEASARPTEEALRESGADWTVVRASWFAQNFSEGPLMAELRERGELVFPGGEVREPFVDVRDVADVVVAVLTADDDRYVGQAVTVSGPRLLTFADAVAEIARAAGRELAYRPVSAREYGERLTGSGVPAEEAEFVADLFESLLDGRNAYLSDGVRQVLGREPRDFRDYVREAAAAGAWTS